One part of the Lapillicoccus jejuensis genome encodes these proteins:
- a CDS encoding glycosyltransferase family 2 protein yields the protein MTVAVLVPVHGRHAHLRGVLARLPDQVRTPDLVVVAAMGDPEVAGVVAEVAAGPAWRAAMPTVVPEVLDVPVDARGLPLARARNTLAAHAIGRGADVLVLLDVDCLPSPALVASYADAVAGLRAERGDRPVVAAGPVHYLPPAPPGGYADADLAASSPHPARPVPSGTRAQADDLMLLWSLSLAVDASSWRAVGGFDEAYVGYGGEDTDWAMRLDRAGGELWWVRDAVAFHQHHPVESPPVRHVDAIVRNANVFHDRWGFFPMGGWLEAFAEAGLAELDEPVTPSGGPPRWRRRGSGGTGRRTP from the coding sequence GTGACCGTCGCCGTCCTCGTGCCGGTCCACGGCCGGCACGCCCACCTGCGCGGGGTGCTCGCGCGGTTGCCCGACCAGGTCCGCACTCCCGACCTCGTCGTCGTCGCGGCCATGGGCGACCCCGAGGTCGCGGGCGTCGTCGCCGAGGTGGCGGCGGGGCCGGCCTGGCGGGCGGCCATGCCGACCGTCGTCCCCGAGGTCCTCGACGTCCCCGTCGACGCCCGCGGCCTGCCGCTGGCCCGGGCCCGCAACACCCTCGCCGCGCACGCGATCGGGCGCGGCGCCGACGTGCTCGTGCTGCTCGACGTCGACTGCCTGCCCTCCCCCGCCCTCGTGGCGTCGTACGCCGACGCGGTGGCCGGGCTGCGCGCCGAGCGCGGCGACCGGCCGGTCGTCGCCGCCGGCCCCGTGCACTACCTGCCCCCCGCCCCGCCCGGTGGGTACGCCGACGCGGACCTCGCCGCGTCGTCGCCCCACCCCGCGCGCCCGGTGCCGTCCGGCACCCGGGCGCAGGCGGACGACCTCATGCTGCTGTGGTCGCTGTCGCTCGCCGTCGACGCGAGCTCCTGGCGCGCCGTCGGCGGGTTCGACGAGGCCTACGTCGGCTACGGCGGCGAGGACACCGACTGGGCCATGCGACTCGACCGCGCCGGAGGCGAGCTGTGGTGGGTCCGCGACGCCGTCGCCTTCCACCAGCACCACCCGGTCGAGTCACCGCCGGTGCGGCACGTCGACGCGATCGTGCGCAACGCCAACGTGTTCCACGACCGCTGGGGCTTCTTCCCGATGGGCGGCTGGCTCGAGGCCTTCGCCGAGGCGGGGCTCGCCGAGCTCGACGAGCCCGTCACGCCGTCAGGTGGTCCTCCGCGGTGGCGCCGGCGAGGATCCGGCGGTACAGGTCGACGTACGCCATGA
- a CDS encoding glycosyltransferase, whose product MTGTGGPRVVHLVVGPERHGVVRHGLLVARTLGHEVVRAEPGEDLPVRAGTDVLHVPVTDRLFAPTAEASADELERLVAPWLAAGAALSVTLHDLPDVGASPLDDRRAAAYRRVLRGARGVVVNSLRELELVAPLLPEDGVASLRGLPLPLVPTEADHDDGPSDLPQPSSQEWSRSVVVLGFVFPDRGYEHALRELPPDTGLVAAGGAAAGHEDLPGRLAAEASAAGRRFSTTGYLPGAALPGVLDAAGVPLAPNRRVGASASVLSWVARGRRPLVPASPYGLELAARMPGAVRLYDPDEPGALRRAVAQALEDPSLTRVASLEGVPTLDEVRTGYDEHLRTVAPSRPHPVGGGRWWVPGNRWDLLHDVRPVRPPSVSVVVPHYGPDGPGGTAQRRLDLVLGALAGQDHDGPLEVVVADDGSPVAPGTGAAGDLPVTVVRQERDGFRAAAARNLGVAASSGEVLLLLDGDTVPEPGYVAALSRLPALLPDALVVGRRRHADLTGWTPDAVAAWFAGAGSPPEELEEPGWLRDAYADSGDLLRVDARSYRHVISAVLGLPRSLWDELGGFDPTFRAYGGEDWELAHRAACAGAVLAHVRDAVAWHDGPDWGVREEGDEALATKNAEVLALSARLPDPVSRGGGSWDRPWAVVVLRFADPVAVQATARALLMTGVDAGVWVQHPDASQVVPSLGDRRVLAGAPPADVLASAVAVLELDRPAVLGDLVTIEDLVGEAVRLGVVGLPAGRVVASWARARAERLRRSDAVGGTSAGVALAGVSRRADRARPLPLRDLDLARVLAQAGRSVRRS is encoded by the coding sequence GTGACGGGCACCGGCGGGCCGCGCGTCGTCCACCTCGTCGTGGGCCCCGAGCGGCACGGCGTGGTCCGGCACGGCCTGCTCGTCGCGCGCACCCTCGGTCACGAGGTCGTCCGGGCCGAGCCCGGTGAGGACCTCCCGGTCCGCGCCGGCACCGACGTCCTGCACGTGCCGGTCACCGACCGGCTCTTCGCCCCCACCGCCGAGGCCAGCGCCGACGAGCTCGAGCGGCTCGTCGCCCCGTGGCTCGCGGCCGGGGCGGCGCTCTCGGTGACGCTGCACGACCTGCCCGACGTCGGCGCCTCGCCCCTGGACGACCGGCGGGCCGCGGCGTACCGGCGGGTGCTGCGCGGGGCCCGCGGCGTCGTCGTCAACAGCCTGCGCGAGCTCGAGCTCGTGGCCCCGCTCCTGCCCGAGGACGGGGTGGCGAGCCTGCGCGGCCTCCCCCTGCCCCTCGTCCCGACCGAGGCGGACCACGACGACGGCCCGTCCGATCTCCCGCAACCTTCATCGCAGGAATGGTCTCGCAGCGTCGTCGTCCTCGGCTTCGTGTTCCCCGACCGCGGCTACGAGCACGCGCTGCGTGAGCTCCCGCCCGACACCGGTCTCGTCGCCGCCGGCGGTGCGGCGGCCGGGCACGAGGACCTGCCGGGGCGGCTCGCCGCCGAGGCGTCCGCCGCCGGGCGCCGGTTCTCGACCACCGGCTACCTGCCGGGGGCCGCTCTGCCCGGCGTCCTCGACGCCGCCGGGGTCCCGCTCGCCCCGAACCGGCGGGTCGGCGCGTCGGCCTCGGTGCTCAGCTGGGTGGCGCGCGGTCGCCGCCCACTGGTGCCGGCGTCGCCGTACGGGCTCGAGCTGGCGGCCCGGATGCCCGGCGCCGTGCGGCTCTACGACCCCGACGAGCCCGGCGCGCTGCGGCGGGCGGTGGCGCAGGCCCTCGAGGACCCGTCGCTCACCCGGGTCGCCTCGCTCGAGGGGGTCCCGACGCTGGACGAGGTGCGGACCGGGTACGACGAGCACCTGCGCACCGTCGCGCCGTCCCGCCCGCACCCCGTCGGCGGGGGCCGGTGGTGGGTCCCCGGCAACCGGTGGGACCTGCTGCACGACGTCCGACCGGTGCGGCCGCCGTCGGTGAGCGTCGTCGTGCCGCACTACGGCCCGGACGGGCCGGGGGGCACCGCGCAGCGACGGCTCGACCTCGTCCTCGGCGCGCTCGCCGGGCAGGACCACGACGGCCCGCTCGAGGTCGTCGTCGCCGACGACGGCTCGCCCGTCGCCCCGGGCACCGGTGCCGCCGGCGACCTGCCGGTCACCGTCGTGCGCCAGGAGCGGGACGGCTTCCGGGCCGCGGCCGCGCGCAACCTCGGCGTCGCGGCGAGCAGCGGCGAGGTGCTGCTCCTGCTCGACGGCGACACCGTCCCCGAGCCGGGGTACGTCGCCGCGCTGTCCCGGCTGCCGGCGCTGCTGCCCGACGCGCTCGTCGTCGGCCGGCGCCGGCACGCGGACCTCACGGGGTGGACACCGGACGCGGTGGCGGCGTGGTTCGCCGGCGCCGGCTCGCCTCCTGAGGAGCTCGAGGAGCCGGGCTGGCTGCGCGACGCCTACGCCGACTCCGGCGACCTGCTCCGCGTCGACGCCCGCAGCTACCGGCACGTCATCTCCGCCGTCCTCGGGCTCCCCCGGTCGCTGTGGGACGAGCTCGGCGGGTTCGACCCGACGTTCCGCGCCTACGGCGGCGAGGACTGGGAGCTCGCGCACCGCGCCGCCTGCGCGGGGGCCGTCCTCGCGCACGTGCGCGACGCGGTCGCCTGGCACGACGGCCCCGACTGGGGCGTGCGCGAGGAGGGGGACGAGGCCCTCGCGACGAAGAACGCCGAGGTCCTCGCGCTCAGCGCCCGGCTGCCCGACCCCGTCTCGCGCGGGGGCGGGTCGTGGGACCGGCCGTGGGCGGTCGTGGTGCTGCGCTTCGCCGACCCGGTCGCCGTGCAGGCCACCGCCCGCGCCCTGCTCATGACCGGCGTCGACGCCGGCGTGTGGGTGCAGCACCCCGACGCGTCGCAGGTCGTGCCGTCCCTGGGCGACCGCCGGGTCCTTGCCGGGGCACCGCCCGCGGACGTCCTGGCGAGCGCCGTCGCGGTGCTCGAGCTCGACCGACCGGCCGTGCTGGGTGACCTGGTGACGATCGAGGACCTGGTCGGCGAGGCCGTCCGGCTCGGGGTGGTCGGGCTACCCGCCGGGCGGGTGGTCGCGTCCTGGGCCCGCGCGCGTGCCGAGCGGCTGCGCCGGTCCGACGCCGTCGGGGGGACGTCCGCGGGCGTCGCCCTGGCCGGGGTGTCCCGGCGGGCCGACCGGGCCCGGCCGCTGCCGCTGCGCGACCTCGACCTGGCCCGGGTGCTCGCTCAGGCCGGGCGGTCGGTCCGGCGCTCGTAG
- a CDS encoding glycosyltransferase translates to MVPRDRPGPSAPEGGPRGVVGWYAHHAGSGHVTRALAVAAHTRHEVVVLGSARRPSSWPAERWVALPDDAAPLGADPTAGGALHWAPTGHPGFTARMRRFADWVVRVRPVALVVDVSVEVALLGRLLGVPVVVTVMAGDRSDRAHRLGYDAATALVAAWPAAVGPAPVRGWRPEWTPRTHFTGALSRLDDVRPGPPPRAAHGGARTALRLGGAGAGGWWAHEPAPVDGWRWTRPAGDDPRSVADALAAADVVVLHGGQNALAEVAATRRPAVVVPDARPHDEQRALADAVAGLGAATVLDDPWAAGPAGWAAALDDAHRRGGEGWAAWSDRRGARRYAAVVDAVADQGADEGATSASPTLLEEPEAS, encoded by the coding sequence GTGGTGCCCCGAGACCGACCGGGCCCCAGCGCGCCCGAGGGCGGCCCCCGCGGCGTCGTCGGGTGGTACGCCCACCACGCGGGGTCGGGTCACGTCACCCGGGCCCTCGCCGTCGCCGCCCACACCCGGCACGAGGTCGTCGTCCTCGGCAGCGCCCGTCGCCCGAGCAGCTGGCCGGCTGAGCGGTGGGTCGCGCTGCCGGACGACGCCGCCCCGCTGGGCGCCGACCCCACGGCCGGGGGCGCGCTGCACTGGGCGCCCACGGGCCACCCCGGCTTCACGGCCCGGATGCGCCGCTTCGCCGACTGGGTGGTGCGCGTCCGCCCGGTCGCGCTCGTCGTCGACGTGTCCGTCGAGGTCGCCCTGCTCGGGCGGCTGCTCGGGGTCCCCGTCGTCGTCACGGTCATGGCCGGCGACCGCTCCGACCGCGCCCACCGGCTGGGGTACGACGCCGCCACCGCCCTCGTCGCCGCCTGGCCGGCGGCCGTCGGGCCCGCACCGGTGCGCGGCTGGCGGCCGGAGTGGACACCGCGCACGCACTTCACCGGGGCCCTGTCCCGGCTCGACGACGTCCGGCCCGGTCCGCCGCCTCGCGCGGCGCACGGCGGCGCGCGCACCGCGCTGCGGCTCGGTGGCGCCGGTGCGGGGGGCTGGTGGGCCCACGAGCCCGCCCCGGTCGACGGCTGGCGGTGGACCCGGCCCGCCGGCGACGACCCGCGCTCCGTCGCCGACGCGCTCGCCGCCGCCGACGTCGTCGTCCTGCACGGCGGGCAGAACGCGCTCGCCGAGGTCGCCGCGACCCGGCGCCCGGCCGTCGTCGTGCCCGACGCGCGCCCGCACGACGAGCAGCGCGCGCTCGCCGACGCCGTCGCCGGGCTCGGGGCGGCCACGGTGCTCGACGACCCGTGGGCGGCCGGGCCGGCGGGCTGGGCGGCCGCTCTCGACGACGCCCACCGGCGCGGCGGCGAGGGCTGGGCGGCCTGGTCCGACCGGCGGGGCGCGCGGCGCTACGCCGCCGTCGTCGACGCGGTCGCCGACCAGGGCGCCGACGAGGGCGCGACCTCGGCGTCGCCGACCCTGCTCGAGGAGCCCGAGGCCTCGTGA
- a CDS encoding glycosyltransferase has translation MSRVTPAETVPGRRWGRSPLRLAVIGPSRHPLREPFAGGLESLVWHLVRGLRDDGHDVTLFAADGSDGAHPDYGFAGEDWTPSAAASRDVSMPEAGFLTEHHRHLRLLLALGGPMGRSFDLVHNHSLHYLPLAMAPTLPVPMLTTLHTPPTPWLESAVHAAPGRVGAFAAVSGFIAAEWPLPPEVLHVVPNGVDTHTWQPGPGGRQLVWSGRIVPEKAPHLAIEAARRAGLPLVLAGPVHDRDYFAATIAPHLGPDVLHLGHLTRAQLARVVGRSAAALVTPQWDEPYGLVVAEAMACGTPVIAFRRGGIAEALHDPDVGELVAPDDVAAMAAAVPRVVRLDRHTVRRHAVRHLSIERTVMAYVDLYRRILAGATAEDHLTA, from the coding sequence ATGAGTCGCGTCACCCCGGCCGAGACCGTGCCCGGGCGGCGATGGGGCCGGTCCCCGTTGCGCCTGGCGGTCATCGGACCCTCGAGACACCCGCTGCGGGAGCCGTTCGCCGGTGGCCTGGAGTCGCTGGTCTGGCACCTCGTGCGCGGGCTGCGCGACGACGGGCACGACGTGACCCTCTTCGCCGCCGACGGCTCCGACGGGGCGCACCCGGACTACGGCTTCGCGGGCGAGGACTGGACGCCGAGCGCCGCGGCCAGCCGGGACGTCTCCATGCCCGAGGCCGGGTTCCTCACCGAGCACCACCGTCACCTGCGTCTCCTGCTCGCCCTCGGCGGCCCGATGGGACGCTCGTTCGACCTCGTGCACAACCACTCCCTGCACTACCTGCCCCTCGCCATGGCCCCGACGCTGCCGGTGCCGATGCTCACCACCCTGCACACGCCGCCGACCCCGTGGCTGGAGTCGGCCGTGCACGCCGCCCCCGGGCGGGTCGGCGCCTTCGCCGCGGTCAGCGGCTTCATCGCCGCCGAGTGGCCCCTGCCCCCGGAGGTCCTGCACGTCGTGCCCAACGGCGTCGACACGCACACCTGGCAGCCCGGCCCCGGCGGACGGCAGCTGGTCTGGTCGGGGCGGATCGTGCCGGAGAAGGCGCCGCACCTGGCCATCGAGGCGGCCCGCCGCGCCGGGCTGCCGCTCGTCCTCGCCGGCCCCGTCCACGACCGCGACTACTTCGCCGCGACGATCGCGCCGCACCTGGGTCCCGACGTCCTGCACCTGGGTCACCTCACCCGGGCGCAGCTGGCGCGGGTCGTCGGCCGGTCCGCGGCGGCGCTGGTCACGCCGCAGTGGGACGAGCCGTACGGGCTCGTCGTCGCCGAGGCGATGGCCTGCGGCACGCCGGTCATCGCCTTCCGCCGCGGCGGGATCGCCGAGGCGCTGCACGACCCGGACGTCGGCGAGCTCGTCGCGCCCGACGACGTCGCGGCGATGGCGGCGGCGGTCCCGCGGGTCGTGCGGCTGGACCGGCACACGGTGCGTCGGCACGCCGTCCGGCACCTGTCGATCGAGCGGACCGTCATGGCGTACGTCGACCTGTACCGCCGGATCCTCGCCGGCGCCACCGCGGAGGACCACCTGACGGCGTGA
- a CDS encoding class I SAM-dependent methyltransferase: MSSAEGKDWTRDRVHALAAEVGAPLSVLDIGPGVGTYAKLLAGPQVSRLTGLEIWEPYVATYRLHEYYDEVVVGDAREVDLPAADVVVLGDVAEHMTREEALDLWARAAAAAAHAVYLSIPVVHYPQGSIEGNPHEHHVVDDWDHDGVLAAFDGIGEWWLGTEVGVYERRTDRPA; the protein is encoded by the coding sequence ATGTCGTCCGCCGAGGGCAAGGACTGGACCCGTGACCGGGTCCACGCGCTGGCCGCCGAGGTCGGTGCCCCGCTCTCGGTCCTCGACATCGGTCCCGGGGTCGGCACCTACGCGAAGCTGCTGGCCGGCCCGCAGGTGTCGCGGCTGACCGGCCTCGAGATCTGGGAGCCGTACGTCGCGACGTACCGGCTGCACGAGTACTACGACGAGGTGGTCGTCGGCGACGCCCGTGAGGTCGACCTGCCGGCCGCCGACGTCGTCGTCCTCGGCGACGTCGCCGAGCACATGACCCGCGAGGAGGCCCTCGACCTGTGGGCCCGGGCGGCGGCCGCGGCGGCCCACGCCGTCTACCTGTCGATCCCCGTCGTGCACTACCCGCAGGGCTCGATCGAGGGCAACCCGCACGAGCACCACGTCGTCGACGACTGGGACCACGACGGGGTCCTCGCGGCCTTCGACGGCATCGGCGAGTGGTGGCTCGGCACCGAGGTCGGGGTCTACGAGCGCCGGACCGACCGCCCGGCCTGA
- a CDS encoding CYTH and CHAD domain-containing protein, with the protein MSRAARPTAILERELTLAVPDGVVLPDLDAVRGTRRGGVRVHDLHATYVDSPTWALLRRGLTLRRRTGGDDAGWHLKVPSSGARPGGAGGGGGAHGLVSRDEHHEPVAARSQAVPRGLRRLVTALVLDEPLGPVAVLDTHRVAVPLLDETGRRWATLTDDTVTAHRERARHGDDPEVVTWREWEVELAEGGPGEGAADEDGARLDALVAALRGAGATDSPTTSKLRRAVGDLPLPQPWTGRPRSAHELAALRVGDLVERLRAEDLRWRTADPAVRERPDGPSVHRFRTTVRRLRSLLRTYGAALDPGRHDDPHGPLAHVGAELRWLGAELGALRDAEVLRTRLHADLRAGTDEGGDPRPVVLAVTGLVDDVLGERRAVAARRVDRALASARYRALLAALDELAVPPRPEDDDAAAVRHEVARLVRRDVRRLGRAVDAAGATAPGAGRDTALHEARKKAKRLRYAADAARPVLGGRAARLSRRARAVQEALGEHQDAVVARAAVRDLLAAVPRSPRLAAPGAAARAGFLLGRLDGEQRVAARDAVAAYDVARRRLPRHPKRLLGT; encoded by the coding sequence GTGAGCCGTGCCGCCCGACCGACCGCGATCCTGGAGCGCGAGCTGACCCTGGCCGTGCCCGACGGGGTGGTACTGCCGGACCTCGACGCCGTCCGGGGGACCCGGCGCGGGGGCGTCCGCGTCCACGACCTGCACGCGACGTACGTCGACTCGCCGACCTGGGCGCTGCTGCGGCGCGGCCTGACGCTGCGCCGCCGCACCGGCGGCGACGACGCCGGCTGGCACCTCAAGGTCCCCTCCTCCGGCGCCCGGCCCGGCGGTGCGGGTGGGGGCGGGGGCGCGCACGGCCTGGTGAGCCGCGACGAGCACCACGAACCCGTCGCGGCGCGCTCGCAGGCCGTCCCGCGCGGGCTGCGGCGGCTCGTCACCGCGCTCGTGCTCGACGAGCCGCTCGGCCCGGTCGCCGTGCTCGACACGCACCGGGTCGCGGTGCCGCTGCTCGACGAGACCGGTCGCCGGTGGGCCACCCTCACCGACGACACGGTGACGGCGCACCGCGAGCGGGCCCGGCACGGCGACGACCCCGAGGTCGTCACCTGGCGCGAGTGGGAGGTCGAGCTCGCGGAGGGCGGGCCCGGGGAGGGTGCGGCCGACGAGGACGGCGCGCGTCTCGACGCGCTCGTCGCCGCGCTCCGCGGGGCCGGCGCCACGGACTCGCCGACGACGTCGAAGCTGCGGCGGGCCGTCGGCGACCTGCCGCTGCCGCAGCCGTGGACGGGCCGTCCGCGCTCCGCGCACGAGCTGGCCGCGCTGCGGGTCGGCGACCTCGTCGAGCGGCTGCGGGCCGAGGACCTGCGCTGGCGGACGGCCGACCCCGCCGTCCGTGAGCGGCCCGACGGTCCCTCGGTCCACCGGTTCCGCACGACGGTGCGCCGGCTGCGCTCGCTCCTGCGCACGTACGGCGCCGCCCTCGATCCCGGCCGCCACGACGACCCGCACGGCCCCCTCGCCCACGTCGGCGCCGAGCTGCGCTGGCTCGGCGCCGAGCTCGGGGCGCTCCGCGACGCCGAGGTGCTGCGGACCCGGCTGCACGCCGACCTGCGGGCGGGGACCGACGAGGGTGGCGACCCGAGGCCGGTCGTCCTCGCCGTCACCGGGCTCGTCGACGACGTCCTGGGCGAGCGACGCGCCGTCGCGGCGCGCCGGGTCGACCGCGCCCTGGCCTCCGCCCGCTACCGCGCTCTGCTCGCAGCCCTCGACGAGCTCGCCGTGCCGCCCCGTCCCGAGGACGACGACGCGGCGGCGGTCCGCCACGAGGTCGCCCGGCTCGTCCGGCGCGACGTGCGGCGGCTGGGCCGGGCCGTCGACGCGGCCGGGGCGACGGCGCCGGGTGCGGGGCGCGACACCGCCCTGCACGAGGCGCGCAAGAAGGCCAAGCGGCTGCGCTACGCCGCCGACGCGGCCCGCCCCGTCCTCGGCGGCCGGGCGGCGCGGCTGTCCCGTCGGGCGCGTGCGGTGCAGGAGGCCCTGGGCGAGCACCAGGACGCCGTCGTCGCGCGGGCCGCCGTGCGCGACCTGCTGGCCGCCGTACCGCGCTCCCCGAGGCTCGCGGCCCCCGGCGCGGCGGCCCGGGCCGGCTTCCTCCTCGGTCGGCTCGACGGCGAGCAGCGCGTCGCCGCCCGGGACGCCGTGGCGGCGTACGACGTCGCGCGCCGGCGCCTGCCCCGTCACCCGAAGCGGCTGCTCGGCACCTGA
- a CDS encoding cytochrome P450 — protein MSLTTRAARATDRALRTDLALLLALRGYEGMASAWRHEPDATALPVRFLGRPAAVVRGADGARTFYDTERFARTGAVPAVVAHPLFGRGAVHGLDGDPHRFRKAVFLEVLDHSSVAALAQRTADAWRRTVSSWEAGSRHDVFTEAVTALGRGALEWCGSSVRPDDVDAWSRDLAGIVDGFGSLGPRQALRRRLARRRSEVWARRSILAARTLPDDAPLTPVRRLAVARDERGRRLDVRTAGVELLNLVRPTVAVAWFVAFAAQALAEHRDLRPRLATATGTDADRVALAHELRRLCPFVPALAAIARRDVRLGPDGPTLHRGERLVLDVYGTDHLPGRYPRPGVLDPDRFREQAPGPFDLVPQGGGDPAHGHRCPGEPVTVLLLADALRTLADLEADLDGPAGYGLRTMPTRPRNGPRLRVRRPLRETAADPDPQLDPQFDTVAPTGVAATTLPEETVPPPQPDPRHDHRTDPHVDRHPDPRRGGAPDDAAVLDAVALDHRRVLDALDRLQRDPAPTDPLGPALWLLAVHDALHHELFPLVTGDEAARRAVEASLTECALLQQQTEQLQTVSPTDGVDLVQAGLVAETAESHFRAQSDVELPALLPHLDAAGRTVLVEALAQVPPATTGLQRYGELSGSARARIRATWVRPAPPATS, from the coding sequence ATGTCGCTGACGACCCGTGCCGCCCGCGCGACCGACCGCGCCCTGCGCACCGACCTCGCCCTCCTCCTCGCCCTCCGTGGCTACGAGGGGATGGCGTCGGCGTGGCGGCACGAGCCGGACGCGACGGCGCTGCCGGTGCGGTTCCTCGGCAGGCCGGCCGCGGTCGTCCGTGGCGCGGACGGCGCCCGGACCTTCTACGACACCGAGCGCTTCGCCCGCACGGGCGCCGTACCGGCCGTCGTCGCGCACCCGCTCTTCGGACGCGGGGCCGTGCACGGCCTCGACGGCGACCCGCACCGCTTCCGCAAGGCGGTGTTCCTCGAGGTGCTCGACCACTCCTCCGTCGCGGCGCTCGCGCAGCGGACCGCCGACGCGTGGCGCCGCACGGTCTCGTCCTGGGAAGCCGGTTCCCGGCACGACGTGTTCACGGAGGCGGTCACCGCGTTGGGGCGCGGGGCACTGGAGTGGTGCGGGTCGAGCGTGCGCCCCGACGACGTCGACGCCTGGTCGCGCGACCTGGCCGGCATCGTCGACGGGTTCGGCTCGCTCGGGCCGCGGCAGGCCCTGCGCCGCCGCCTCGCCCGTCGGCGCAGCGAGGTGTGGGCGCGCCGCAGCATCCTCGCGGCGCGCACCCTGCCCGACGACGCCCCGCTGACGCCGGTGCGCCGGCTGGCCGTCGCGCGCGACGAGCGGGGCCGGCGGCTCGACGTGCGCACGGCCGGCGTCGAGCTGCTCAACCTCGTGCGCCCGACCGTGGCCGTCGCCTGGTTCGTCGCGTTCGCGGCACAGGCCCTGGCCGAGCACCGGGACCTGCGGCCCCGGCTGGCGACCGCCACGGGCACCGACGCCGACCGGGTCGCCCTCGCCCACGAGCTGCGCCGGCTCTGCCCCTTCGTCCCGGCGCTCGCCGCGATCGCCCGGCGCGACGTACGGCTCGGCCCCGACGGCCCGACGCTGCACCGGGGGGAGCGGCTGGTGCTCGACGTATACGGGACCGACCACCTGCCCGGTCGCTACCCGCGCCCCGGCGTGCTCGACCCCGACCGCTTCCGCGAGCAGGCGCCCGGTCCCTTCGACCTCGTGCCCCAGGGGGGCGGCGACCCGGCCCACGGGCACCGCTGCCCCGGGGAGCCGGTCACCGTGCTGCTGCTCGCCGACGCGCTCCGCACGCTGGCCGACCTGGAGGCCGACCTCGACGGCCCCGCCGGCTACGGGCTGCGGACCATGCCCACCCGCCCGCGCAACGGCCCCCGGCTGCGGGTGCGCCGACCGCTGCGGGAGACCGCCGCCGACCCCGACCCCCAGCTGGACCCCCAGTTCGACACGGTGGCGCCGACCGGCGTCGCCGCCACGACCCTCCCGGAGGAGACCGTGCCGCCCCCGCAGCCCGACCCCCGTCACGACCACCGCACGGACCCGCACGTGGACCGGCACCCCGACCCGCGGCGCGGAGGAGCACCCGACGACGCGGCCGTCCTCGACGCGGTGGCGCTCGACCACCGTCGCGTCCTCGACGCCCTCGACCGGCTGCAGCGCGACCCGGCGCCCACCGACCCGCTCGGGCCCGCGCTGTGGCTGCTCGCCGTCCACGACGCGCTGCACCACGAGCTGTTCCCGCTCGTCACCGGCGACGAGGCCGCCCGCCGCGCCGTCGAGGCGAGCCTGACCGAGTGCGCGCTGCTGCAGCAGCAGACCGAGCAGCTGCAGACGGTCAGCCCCACGGACGGCGTCGACCTCGTCCAGGCGGGTCTGGTCGCCGAGACGGCCGAGTCGCACTTCCGGGCGCAGAGCGACGTCGAGCTGCCCGCCCTGCTGCCGCACCTCGACGCCGCCGGTCGCACCGTCCTCGTCGAGGCGCTCGCCCAGGTCCCGCCGGCCACGACCGGTCTCCAGCGGTACGGCGAGCTGTCCGGCTCCGCCCGGGCGCGGATCCGGGCGACCTGGGTGCGTCCCGCACCACCGGCGACGTCCTGA